One Chanodichthys erythropterus isolate Z2021 chromosome 22, ASM2448905v1, whole genome shotgun sequence DNA window includes the following coding sequences:
- the LOC137012256 gene encoding olfactory receptor 52Z1P-like has translation MTNSSIVSSVMLEVLYRMDDLKYLYFMIFFVLYMFVLFANTTLIFIIITDKALHKPMYVFLCNLAVNGIYGGTALLPSLMGTLMSPSHEVSLACCKAQTYFLHTYAIIEFTILSVMSYDRYVAICYPLQYHSIMTITRVYKLIAFSWGYPLVAFALFFILTLRLTICRNIIGRVYCSNYFLVKLSCDDTNVVSAIGLFSVVVYTFPQLAMTLYSYGHILKICFTSTKKSKIKALKTCTPHLFAILNYSVGCFFEIVQSRFDTSYLPFETQIVMSLYFLIFPPILNPAIYGLSVQALRANIFRLFSSKNKLLPLK, from the coding sequence ATGACAAACTCATCGATTGTGTCATCAGTCATGCTGGAGGTCCTTTACAGAATGGATGATCTTAAATACCTTTACTTCATGATCTTTTTTGTCTTGTACATGTTTGTACTCTTTGCTAACACTACTCTGATTTTTATCATAATTACTGACAAGGCTCTTCATAAACCTATGTATGTCTTTCTATGTAACTTGGCTGTAAATGGCATCTATGGTGGCACAGCTTTGCTTCCATCCTTGATGGGTACTTTAATGTCTCCTTCTCATGAGGTATCTTTGGCATGTTGTAAGGCTCAAACATATTTCCTGCACACATATGCTATCATAGAATTCACCATTCTGTCAGTGATGAGCTATGATCGCTATGTGGCCATCTGCTACCCGCTACAGTATCACAGTATTATGACAATCACAAGGGTGTATAAACTAATTGCTTTCTCGTGGGGTTATCCTTTAGTGGCATTcgctttgttttttattctgaCTCTGCGCTTGACAATCTGTAGAAACATAATTGGGCGAGTGTACTGTTCCAACTATTTTCTTGTCAAACTGTCCTGTGATGACACAAATGTTGTGAGTGCTATTGGATTGTTTTCTGTTGTTGTATACACGTTTCCTCAGCTTGCGATGACCCTCTACTCATATGGACATATTCTAAAAATATGCTTTACTTCCACTAAAAAGTCTAAAATAAAAGCACTGAAGACCTGCACACCACACTTATTTGCAATATTGAACTACAGTGTGGGCTGTTTTTTTGAAATTGTACAAAGTCGCTTTGACACAAGTTATCTTccctttgaaacacaaatagtTATGTCACTTTATTTCTTGATATTTCCTCCTATTCTGAATCCAGCCATTTATGGGCTGAGTGTTCAGGCTCTGAGAGCCAATATTTTTAGACTTTTTAGCTCTAAGAACAAGTTATTGCCTTTGAAATAG
- the LOC137012257 gene encoding olfactory receptor 52Z1P-like — MTNSSIVSSVMLEVLYRMDDLKYLYFMIFFVLYMFVLFANTTLIFIIITDKALHKPMYVFLCNLAVNGIYGGTALLPSLMVTLMSPSHEVSLACCKAQTYFLHTYAIIEFTILSVMSYDRYVAICYPLQYHSIMTITRVYKLIAFSWGYPLVAFALFFILTLRLTICRNIIRRVYCSNYFLVKLSCDDTHVVSAIGLFSVVVYTFPQLAMTLYSYGHILKICFTSTKKSKIKALKTCTPHLFAILNYSVGCFFEIVQSRFDTSYLPFETQIVMSLYFLIFPPILNPAIYGLSVQALRANIFRLFSSKNKLLPLK; from the coding sequence ATGACAAACTCATCGATTGTGTCATCAGTCATGCTGGAGGTCCTTTACAGAATGGATGATCTTAAATACCTTTACTTCATGATCTTTTTTGTCTTGTACATGTTTGTACTCTTTGCTAACACTACTCTGATTTTTATCATAATTACTGACAAGGCTCTTCATAAACCTATGTATGTCTTTCTATGTAACTTGGCTGTAAATGGCATCTATGGTGGCACAGCTTTGCTTCCATCCTTGATGGTTACTTTAATGTCTCCTTCTCATGAGGTATCTTTGGCATGTTGTAAGGCTCAAACATATTTCCTGCACACATATGCTATCATAGAATTCACCATTCTGTCAGTGATGAGCTATGATCGCTATGTGGCCATCTGCTACCCGCTACAGTATCACAGTATTATGACAATCACAAGGGTGTATAAACTAATTGCTTTCTCGTGGGGTTATCCTTTAGTGGCATTcgctttgttttttattctgaCTCTGCGCTTGACAATCTGTAGAAACATAATTAGGCGAGTGTACTGTTCCAACTATTTTCTTGTCAAACTGTCCTGTGATGACACACATGTTGTGAGTGCTATTGGATTGTTTTCTGTTGTTGTATACACGTTTCCTCAGCTTGCGATGACCCTCTACTCATATGGACATATTCTAAAAATATGCTTTACTTCCACTAAAAAGTCTAAAATAAAAGCACTGAAGACCTGCACACCACACTTATTTGCAATATTGAACTACAGTGTGGGCTGTTTTTTTGAAATTGTACAAAGTCGCTTTGACACAAGTTATCTTccctttgaaacacaaatagtTATGTCACTTTATTTCTTGATATTTCCTCCTATTCTGAATCCAGCCATTTATGGGCTGAGTGTTCAGGCTCTGAGAGCCAATATTTTTAGACTTTTTAGCTCTAAGAACAAGTTATTGCCTTTGAAATAG